A genomic region of Nostoc sp. UHCC 0702 contains the following coding sequences:
- a CDS encoding cytochrome P450, with protein MNKVPKIGLKKAFKFNPYSSEFRTNPYPIYHRLRFEEPVHKSFVGGDWVLTRYADVKAVLRSNRIRSHDQPELIKEKNQYLQNRGRNLNTLAQISNKILFYMNPPDHHRLRSLVVKAFSPLVVERMRPRIHKIVDDLLEQVQNKGNMDIIADIAGPLPVIVIGKMLGIPIEAQEQLHQWSNVLSRILDSLVSLEEYEILNRVIGEFQDYLRGLIIEREKNPQEDLISALIAAREQSDKLTLEELLAICILLFATGEETTVNTIGNGMLALLHHPDQMEQLKKEPTIIQSAVEEILRYDSPVQLTARVAIDNIEIGNQTIQAGEKLILCLGAANRDPYQFPNPDQFNIHRYQDNHVAFGDGIHYCLGAALARVQAQIAINTLLQQFPDLQLASDKLEWRKNIALRGLKSLPVTFTYK; from the coding sequence ATTAACAAGGTTCCCAAAATAGGGTTAAAAAAAGCTTTCAAATTTAATCCTTATAGCTCCGAATTTCGTACTAATCCTTATCCCATTTACCATCGCCTCCGCTTTGAAGAACCTGTACACAAATCTTTTGTGGGAGGCGATTGGGTTCTGACTCGCTATGCTGATGTCAAAGCAGTTTTGAGAAGTAATCGTATTCGCAGCCACGACCAGCCAGAGTTGATCAAAGAAAAAAACCAATACCTGCAAAATCGAGGGAGAAATCTCAATACTCTTGCTCAGATCAGCAACAAAATTCTGTTTTATATGAATCCGCCAGACCACCACAGACTACGTAGTTTGGTTGTGAAAGCTTTTTCTCCTCTAGTCGTTGAACGTATGCGTCCCCGTATCCACAAAATAGTGGATGACTTGCTTGAGCAAGTTCAAAATAAGGGAAATATGGACATTATTGCCGATATTGCTGGGCCATTGCCTGTAATTGTGATCGGTAAGATGTTAGGAATACCAATTGAAGCTCAAGAACAGCTTCATCAATGGTCTAATGTTTTGTCCCGTATTTTAGACTCACTAGTCTCACTAGAAGAATATGAAATCCTCAATCGAGTGATTGGAGAGTTTCAAGACTATTTACGCGGTCTGATTATTGAACGAGAAAAAAATCCACAAGAAGACTTAATTAGTGCTTTAATTGCAGCTAGAGAACAAAGTGACAAACTAACTCTTGAAGAACTACTGGCAATTTGCATATTATTATTTGCCACAGGTGAAGAAACCACAGTCAATACAATCGGTAATGGGATGTTGGCATTGCTGCATCACCCCGATCAAATGGAACAACTGAAAAAAGAACCAACAATTATTCAAAGTGCTGTTGAAGAAATACTCCGCTACGATAGCCCAGTTCAATTAACTGCTCGTGTTGCCATTGACAATATAGAAATAGGGAACCAAACAATTCAAGCAGGTGAAAAATTAATTCTTTGTTTGGGAGCTGCTAACCGAGATCCATATCAGTTTCCCAATCCCGATCAGTTCAATATTCATCGATATCAGGATAACCATGTTGCCTTTGGTGATGGTATTCATTATTGTTTAGGCGCTGCACTAGCAAGGGTTCAAGCTCAAATTGCTATCAACACATTATTGCAACAATTTCCTGACTTACAGTTAGCTTCAGACAAATTAGAGTGGCGTAAAAACATAGCTTTACGCGGTTTAAAATCTCTCCCTGTAACTTTTACTTATAAATAA
- a CDS encoding AMP-binding protein: protein MNKSLFLVPTLAEATLVDLLGKRALEQQTKVAYTFLVDGETQKVSLTYQALDQKARAIASLLQRMKAIGERALLLYPPGLEYIAAFFGCLYAGVTAVPVYPPRHNQRLTRLQAIAQDAQATFALTSKSIAINLAQSCQEKPELAALQYITTDDLTDDYADNWFKPEITSNSLAFLQYTSGSTGTPKGVMVSHGNLLHNSYLIQRCFGHTADSKGVIWLPPYHDMGLIGGVIQPLYSGFPVILMSPETFLQKPFRWLKAISDYKATTSGAPNFAYDLCIDKINSQERSQLDLSSWEVAFTGAEPVRAETIERFLTSFKDSGFQKTAFYPCYGMAETTLITSGGLKTDLPVVQFVNEQTLKQNLVKTTREKQEDTKAIVSAGKNCFEQKIAIANPETLTKYPDGHIGEIWVSGPSVARGYWKKPQETQNSFNAYLTDTKEGPFLRTGDLGFLLDGELFVTGRIKDMIIIRGQNYYPQDIELTVQKSHPALRLNYGAAFSIEVEGVERLVIVQEVERSYIRQLDIDEIVKAIRQAVSEEHQLQVYAVVLLKTASIPKTSSGKIQRYACRDGFINGSLNIVGDWTANIQQVGTFWEQVQNSHESQPHQESGEPAFTEEAIATWLVSHLASSLKVSPDEIDIQEPFAAYGLDSSVAVSMTGELAQWLGCELEPTLFWEYPNIEILADYLTVR from the coding sequence ATGAACAAAAGTTTATTTTTAGTTCCTACTCTTGCTGAAGCTACTTTAGTGGATCTGTTAGGCAAAAGAGCGCTAGAGCAACAAACAAAGGTAGCATATACCTTTTTAGTAGATGGAGAAACACAAAAAGTTAGCTTAACCTATCAAGCATTAGATCAAAAAGCGCGAGCGATCGCTAGTTTATTACAGAGGATGAAAGCTATTGGCGAAAGAGCGCTGCTTTTGTACCCACCTGGATTAGAATACATTGCTGCTTTTTTTGGGTGTCTCTACGCAGGTGTAACGGCTGTTCCTGTATATCCACCCCGACACAATCAGCGGCTGACAAGATTGCAAGCCATAGCACAAGACGCACAAGCAACTTTTGCCCTCACCAGCAAATCTATAGCGATCAATTTGGCACAAAGCTGCCAAGAAAAACCAGAATTAGCAGCTTTGCAATACATAACTACTGATGATCTAACTGACGATTATGCAGACAATTGGTTTAAACCAGAAATAACTAGCAACTCACTGGCATTTCTCCAATATACTTCTGGTTCAACAGGAACCCCCAAAGGAGTGATGGTAAGTCATGGAAATCTATTGCACAATTCTTACTTAATTCAAAGGTGTTTTGGACATACAGCTGACAGTAAAGGTGTAATATGGCTTCCTCCTTATCACGATATGGGTTTGATTGGTGGAGTAATACAGCCTTTATATAGTGGTTTTCCTGTCATATTGATGTCGCCAGAGACTTTCCTACAAAAGCCTTTTCGCTGGTTAAAGGCTATTTCTGACTACAAAGCGACTACCAGTGGTGCCCCTAACTTTGCCTACGATTTGTGTATTGACAAGATTAATAGCCAGGAGCGTTCTCAGCTTGATTTGAGTAGTTGGGAGGTGGCTTTTACTGGTGCTGAACCTGTGCGCGCAGAAACTATAGAGCGGTTTTTAACTAGCTTTAAAGATTCTGGCTTTCAAAAAACTGCTTTTTACCCCTGCTACGGAATGGCTGAAACAACTTTAATTACTTCTGGGGGTTTAAAAACAGATTTACCAGTTGTTCAGTTTGTCAACGAGCAAACATTGAAGCAAAACTTGGTAAAGACTACTAGAGAAAAACAAGAAGATACTAAAGCCATTGTCAGTGCGGGTAAGAACTGCTTTGAACAAAAAATTGCGATCGCTAATCCTGAAACATTAACTAAATATCCAGATGGACACATAGGAGAAATTTGGGTTTCTGGGCCGAGTGTGGCTAGAGGCTACTGGAAAAAACCTCAAGAGACTCAAAATAGCTTTAATGCATATCTGACAGACACAAAAGAAGGGCCATTTCTTCGTACCGGTGATTTGGGCTTTTTGCTTGATGGCGAGTTATTTGTCACAGGCCGCATCAAAGACATGATTATCATCCGGGGGCAAAATTATTATCCCCAGGATATAGAATTGACAGTCCAAAAGAGCCATCCTGCACTAAGACTGAATTATGGAGCAGCATTTTCTATAGAGGTGGAAGGTGTTGAAAGACTAGTCATTGTCCAAGAGGTAGAGCGGAGTTATATACGTCAGCTAGATATAGATGAGATAGTGAAAGCCATTCGTCAAGCAGTATCCGAAGAGCATCAGCTACAAGTTTATGCTGTTGTGCTATTGAAGACAGCAAGTATCCCAAAAACTTCTAGCGGTAAGATTCAGCGCTATGCTTGTCGCGATGGGTTTATCAATGGAAGTTTGAATATTGTCGGAGATTGGACAGCGAATATTCAACAAGTAGGAACCTTTTGGGAGCAAGTGCAAAATTCACATGAGTCTCAACCCCATCAGGAATCTGGAGAACCAGCTTTTACAGAAGAAGCGATCGCCACCTGGCTTGTTTCTCATCTTGCTTCATCACTGAAAGTATCCCCAGATGAAATAGACATTCAAGAACCTTTTGCTGCATATGGTCTAGATTCCTCAGTAGCTGTCAGCATGACGGGAGAATTAGCCCAATGGCTTGGCTGTGAACTTGAACCTACCCTTTTCTGGGAGTACCCCAATATTGAAATACTTGCAGATTATTTAACAGTTAGATAA